In Pungitius pungitius chromosome 2, fPunPun2.1, whole genome shotgun sequence, a single window of DNA contains:
- the eps8a gene encoding epidermal growth factor receptor kinase substrate 8a isoform X6: MNGYKPPALGAGVFGSYGSQTNGHRSPQPPQNKAKSAAKALYEQRRSFTRTSINSLTDTSQYHVEHLTTFVLDRKDGLVTVDDGVRRLRLLDAKGKVWTQEMLLQVEEKSVSLIDQETKKELENFPVGSIQLCQAVMNACSFDSILALVCKESGQTKPDLHLFQCDDIKANLIHVDIESAMMDAKAGKVKRRPEALKMILKSDGVIPPPPASPAPGPPPPPSNQVDVRSRAAAWSAWTNEQQDCGKQRRSSLVEGPVEISALEVDRDVQILNHILDDIELFVNQLQKAAEAFSQLSKRKKVKKGKKNGPGEGVLTLRSRPPAEDQFVDCLQKFKHAFNQLGKLADLIQNPSAEELLHFLFSPLRMVIQVSGSVDLARSVVVPLLTRDAIDFLHTSGTPEERHLWVALGDGWTKCRLEWPKHHYFPPCALTFQDGWEPPTLQDVTQHAEGLTEAGVQRPEDSRIGLETPPHADASSSCGSSRGMQILDQDSAAAFDQAVSRHVDGSLDADSRIQPKLFAKCKYDFVARNSSELSVLRDEVLEVLDDRKQWWKVGNGAGASGYVPNNILEISGGVEGRVEPIYSHTIQLMMPKKEFELFKQLLGELNEKQTTRTDPGKPLVTPMPPPPTPPPPAPARLPTPPLPPPAAATVSRQNSATSSETGGVAMRDHRGHKDHQDQRPPPVTRRKSNMEEVQDELMHRLTLGRSAQKKLPVPSRGGLPSNSITYDSSAEDVKAWLEAKGFSPVTITSLGVLTGAQLFSLNKEELRTVCPDDGARVFSQVTVQKAALEVFF, from the exons ATGAATGGATACAAACCTCCAGCTCTCGGCGCCGGCGTCTTCGGCTCCTACGGCTCTCAGACCAA TGGCCATCGCTCCCCTCAGCCTCCTCAGAATAAAGCTAAGTCAGCGGCCAAAGCTCTCTATG AACAAAGGAGAAGCTTCACCAGAACGAGCATCAACAGCCTGACGGACACGTCTCAGTACCACGTGGAG CACCTGACCACCTTCGTGCTGGACCGCAAGGATGGGCTGGTAACCGTGGACGACGGCGTGCGGCGCCTCCGCCTGCTGGACGCCAAAGGGAAGGTCTGGACTCAGGAGatgctgctgcaggtggaggagaagtcCGTCAGCCTCATCGACCAGGAGACCAAG aaggagctggagaactTCCCCGTGGGCTCCATCCAGCTCTGCCAGGCTGTGATGAACGCCTGCAGCTTTGACTCCATCTTGGCTCTGGTGTGCAAAGAGTCGGGTCAGACCAAGCCGGACCTGCACCTGTTCCAGTGTGACGACATCAAG GCCAATCTGATCCACGTGGACATAGAAAGCGCCATGATGGACGCCAAAGCAGGCAAAGTGAAGAGGAGGCCGGAGGCGTTAAA GATGATCCTAAAGAGTGACGGggtcattccccccccccccgcctctcccgCCCCAggaccccctcccccgccgTCCAATCAGGTGGACGTGAGGAGCCGGGCGGCCGCGTGGTCGGCGTGGACCAATGAGCAGCAAGACT GTGGGAAGCAGCGCCGCAGCTCATTGGTCGAGGGGCCGGTGGAGATCTCCGCTCTGGAAGTGGACCGAGACGTG CAAATCCTCAACCACATCCTGGACGACATCGAGCTCTTCGTCAACCAGCTGCAGAAGGCGGCCGAGGCCTTCAGCCAGCTCTCCAAGAGGAAGAAGGTGAAGAAGGGCAAGAAGAACGGTCCTGGAG AGGGCGTCCTCACGCTGCGCTCCAGACCTCCGGCTGAGGACCAGTTTGTCGACTGTTTGCAGAAGTTCAAGCACGCCTTCAACCAGCTG GGGAAGCTGGCGGATCTCATCCAGAACCCGAGTGCCGAGGAGCTGCttcacttcctcttctctcctctccggATG gtgatcCAGGTGTCCGGCAGTGTGGATCTGGCTCGCAGCGTCGTGGTTCCTCTTCTGACCCGAGACGCCATCGACTTCCTCCACACCTCGGGGACACCGGAGGAGAGACACCTGTGGGTCGCCCTGGGAGACGGCTGGACCAAATGCAG GTTGGAGTGGCCGAAGCACCACTACTTCCCCCCCTGTGCGCTGACCTTCCAGGACGGCTGGGAGCCGCCCACGCTGCAGGATGTTACCCAGCATGCCGAGGGGCTCACTGAGGCCGGGGTCCAGAGACCAGAGGACTCGAGGATCGGCCTGGAG acccccccccacgcagacgcctcctcctcctgtggctCCTCCAGAGGGATGCAGATCCTGGACCAGGATTCGGCGGCGGCCTTCGATCAGGCTGTCAGCCGCCACGTAGACGG CAGTTTGGACGCCGACAGCAGAATTCAACCCAAACTTTTTGCCAAATGTAAATACGACTTTGTGGCGAGGAACAGCTCGGAGCTGTCGGTGCTGCGGGACGAGGTCCTGGAG GTGCTGGATGACAGGAAGCAGTGGTGGAAGGTGGGGAACGGCGCCGGGGCGTCCGGCTACGTGCCCAACAACATCCTGGAGATCAGCGGCGGCGTGGAGGGCCGAGTGGAGCCCATCTACAGCCACACCATACAG CTCATGATGCCAAAGAAGGAGTTTGAGTTGTTTAAG cAATTACTGGGAGAGTTGAACGAg AAGCAGACCACTAGGACCGACCCCGGTAAACCGCTGGTGACTCCGATGCCTCCGCCTCCCACGCCGCCTCCTCCGGCGCCTGCTCGGCTCCCCACGCCGCCGCTGCCtccgcccgccgccgccaccgtcAGCCGCCAGAACAGCGCCACCTCCAGCGAGACCGGTGGCGTCGCCATGCGGGACCACAGAGGCCACAAAGACCACCAAGACCAGAGGCCTCCGCCCGTCACCC GGAGGAAGTCCAACATGGAGGAGGTCCAGGACGAGCTGATGCACAGACTCACGCTGGGTCGCAGCGCTCAGAAGAAGCTTCCGGTTCCTTCTCGCGGAGGTTTGCCCTCAAACAGCATCACCTACGACTCGTCAGCTGAGGACGTGAAGGCCTGGCTGGAGGCCAAAGGCTTCAGTCCAGT caccaTCACCAGCCTCGGCGTGCTGACGGGCGCTCAGCTCTTCTCCCTCAacaaggaggagctgaggacgGTTTGTCCCGATGACGGCGCTCGAGTCTTCAGCCAAGTGACGGTCCAGAAGGCGGCGCTGGAG GTCTTCTTCTGA
- the eps8a gene encoding epidermal growth factor receptor kinase substrate 8a isoform X2, with protein MNGYKPPALGAGVFGSYGSQTNGHRSPQPPQNKAKSAAKALYEQRRSFTRTSINSLTDTSQYHVEHLTTFVLDRKDGLVTVDDGVRRLRLLDAKGKVWTQEMLLQVEEKSVSLIDQETKKELENFPVGSIQLCQAVMNACSFDSILALVCKESGQTKPDLHLFQCDDIKANLIHVDIESAMMDAKAGKVKRRPEALKMILKSDGVIPPPPASPAPGPPPPPSNQVDVRSRAAAWSAWTNEQQDCGKQRRSSLVEGPVEISALEVDRDVQILNHILDDIELFVNQLQKAAEAFSQLSKRKKVKKGKKNGPGEGVLTLRSRPPAEDQFVDCLQKFKHAFNQLGKLADLIQNPSAEELLHFLFSPLRMVIQVSGSVDLARSVVVPLLTRDAIDFLHTSGTPEERHLWVALGDGWTKCRLEWPKHHYFPPCALTFQDGWEPPTLQDVTQHAEGLTEAGVQRPEDSRIGLETPPHADASSSCGSSRGMQILDQDSAAAFDQAVSRHVDGLDADSRIQPKLFAKCKYDFVARNSSELSVLRDEVLEVLDDRKQWWKVGNGAGASGYVPNNILEISGGVEGRVEPIYSHTIQLMMPKKEFELFKQLLGELNEKQTTRTDPGKPLVTPMPPPPTPPPPAPARLPTPPLPPPAAATVSRQNSATSSETGGVAMRDHRGHKDHQDQRPPPVTRRKSNMEEVQDELMHRLTLGRSAQKKLPVPSRGGLPSNSITYDSSAEDVKAWLEAKGFSPVTITSLGVLTGAQLFSLNKEELRTVCPDDGARVFSQVTVQKAALERSSGSELQEIMRRRQEKLASITCDSGVESLDECSAR; from the exons ATGAATGGATACAAACCTCCAGCTCTCGGCGCCGGCGTCTTCGGCTCCTACGGCTCTCAGACCAA TGGCCATCGCTCCCCTCAGCCTCCTCAGAATAAAGCTAAGTCAGCGGCCAAAGCTCTCTATG AACAAAGGAGAAGCTTCACCAGAACGAGCATCAACAGCCTGACGGACACGTCTCAGTACCACGTGGAG CACCTGACCACCTTCGTGCTGGACCGCAAGGATGGGCTGGTAACCGTGGACGACGGCGTGCGGCGCCTCCGCCTGCTGGACGCCAAAGGGAAGGTCTGGACTCAGGAGatgctgctgcaggtggaggagaagtcCGTCAGCCTCATCGACCAGGAGACCAAG aaggagctggagaactTCCCCGTGGGCTCCATCCAGCTCTGCCAGGCTGTGATGAACGCCTGCAGCTTTGACTCCATCTTGGCTCTGGTGTGCAAAGAGTCGGGTCAGACCAAGCCGGACCTGCACCTGTTCCAGTGTGACGACATCAAG GCCAATCTGATCCACGTGGACATAGAAAGCGCCATGATGGACGCCAAAGCAGGCAAAGTGAAGAGGAGGCCGGAGGCGTTAAA GATGATCCTAAAGAGTGACGGggtcattccccccccccccgcctctcccgCCCCAggaccccctcccccgccgTCCAATCAGGTGGACGTGAGGAGCCGGGCGGCCGCGTGGTCGGCGTGGACCAATGAGCAGCAAGACT GTGGGAAGCAGCGCCGCAGCTCATTGGTCGAGGGGCCGGTGGAGATCTCCGCTCTGGAAGTGGACCGAGACGTG CAAATCCTCAACCACATCCTGGACGACATCGAGCTCTTCGTCAACCAGCTGCAGAAGGCGGCCGAGGCCTTCAGCCAGCTCTCCAAGAGGAAGAAGGTGAAGAAGGGCAAGAAGAACGGTCCTGGAG AGGGCGTCCTCACGCTGCGCTCCAGACCTCCGGCTGAGGACCAGTTTGTCGACTGTTTGCAGAAGTTCAAGCACGCCTTCAACCAGCTG GGGAAGCTGGCGGATCTCATCCAGAACCCGAGTGCCGAGGAGCTGCttcacttcctcttctctcctctccggATG gtgatcCAGGTGTCCGGCAGTGTGGATCTGGCTCGCAGCGTCGTGGTTCCTCTTCTGACCCGAGACGCCATCGACTTCCTCCACACCTCGGGGACACCGGAGGAGAGACACCTGTGGGTCGCCCTGGGAGACGGCTGGACCAAATGCAG GTTGGAGTGGCCGAAGCACCACTACTTCCCCCCCTGTGCGCTGACCTTCCAGGACGGCTGGGAGCCGCCCACGCTGCAGGATGTTACCCAGCATGCCGAGGGGCTCACTGAGGCCGGGGTCCAGAGACCAGAGGACTCGAGGATCGGCCTGGAG acccccccccacgcagacgcctcctcctcctgtggctCCTCCAGAGGGATGCAGATCCTGGACCAGGATTCGGCGGCGGCCTTCGATCAGGCTGTCAGCCGCCACGTAGACGG TTTGGACGCCGACAGCAGAATTCAACCCAAACTTTTTGCCAAATGTAAATACGACTTTGTGGCGAGGAACAGCTCGGAGCTGTCGGTGCTGCGGGACGAGGTCCTGGAG GTGCTGGATGACAGGAAGCAGTGGTGGAAGGTGGGGAACGGCGCCGGGGCGTCCGGCTACGTGCCCAACAACATCCTGGAGATCAGCGGCGGCGTGGAGGGCCGAGTGGAGCCCATCTACAGCCACACCATACAG CTCATGATGCCAAAGAAGGAGTTTGAGTTGTTTAAG cAATTACTGGGAGAGTTGAACGAg AAGCAGACCACTAGGACCGACCCCGGTAAACCGCTGGTGACTCCGATGCCTCCGCCTCCCACGCCGCCTCCTCCGGCGCCTGCTCGGCTCCCCACGCCGCCGCTGCCtccgcccgccgccgccaccgtcAGCCGCCAGAACAGCGCCACCTCCAGCGAGACCGGTGGCGTCGCCATGCGGGACCACAGAGGCCACAAAGACCACCAAGACCAGAGGCCTCCGCCCGTCACCC GGAGGAAGTCCAACATGGAGGAGGTCCAGGACGAGCTGATGCACAGACTCACGCTGGGTCGCAGCGCTCAGAAGAAGCTTCCGGTTCCTTCTCGCGGAGGTTTGCCCTCAAACAGCATCACCTACGACTCGTCAGCTGAGGACGTGAAGGCCTGGCTGGAGGCCAAAGGCTTCAGTCCAGT caccaTCACCAGCCTCGGCGTGCTGACGGGCGCTCAGCTCTTCTCCCTCAacaaggaggagctgaggacgGTTTGTCCCGATGACGGCGCTCGAGTCTTCAGCCAAGTGACGGTCCAGAAGGCGGCGCTGGAG AGGAGCTCAGGCTCAGAGCTCCAGGAGATCATGAGGAGGCGGCAGGAGAAGCTGGCGTCCATCACCTGTGACTCGGGCGTGGAGTCTTTGGACGAATGCAGCGCCCGCTGA